The Bernardetia litoralis DSM 6794 genome includes a window with the following:
- the rpsM gene encoding 30S ribosomal protein S13: MARIQGVDIPDNKRGVISLTYIFGIGNTRAAQILDAAGVDQNKKAKDWSDEEARAIREFIGENFKVEGELKSEVQLNIKRLMDIGCYRGLRHRKGLPVRGQRTQTNARTRKGKPKTVANKKK; this comes from the coding sequence ATGGCAAGGATTCAAGGTGTCGATATTCCAGATAATAAGCGTGGAGTCATTAGTTTGACATATATCTTTGGTATTGGAAATACTCGTGCAGCTCAAATTTTAGATGCAGCAGGAGTAGATCAAAACAAAAAAGCTAAAGATTGGTCAGATGAAGAAGCTCGTGCTATTCGTGAATTTATCGGCGAAAACTTCAAAGTAGAAGGTGAACTAAAATCCGAAGTACAACTAAACATCAAACGTTTGATGGATATTGGTTGTTATCGTGGTTTACGCCATCGTAAAGGACTTCCTGTAAGAGGACAACGTACACAAACAAATGCACGTACTCGTAAAGGAAAACCAAAAACAGTGGCAAACAAAAAGAAATAA
- the fusA gene encoding elongation factor G: protein MSKKDLKFRRNIGIMAHIDAGKTTTTERILYYTGISHKIGEVHDGAATMDWMEQEQERGITITSAATTTSWKYPTDDKSLDIAGQTNEYQINIIDTPGHVDFTVEVERSLRVLDGSVALFCAVSGVEPQSETVWRQADKYGVPRICFVNKMDRAGADFFNAIKDIKATLGANAVPLQIPIGAEDKFVGVVDLIEKRAIVWDDATQGMAFNTIEIPEELKDEVEEYRNNLLEEVAVMDEDLFMKFDEDPESITPDEIRRAVRKAVMAMTIFPVFCGSAFKNKGVQAVLDAACAYLPSPLDLPPVTGTNPDTGAEEVRNPSEDEPFTALAFKIATDPFVGRLCFMRVYAGSLDAGSYILNNRTGKKERISRLMQMHSNKQNPIERVGAGDICAGVGFKEIKTGDTLTSEKNPLVLEELTFPEPVIGYAIEPKQQSDQDKLALAITKLVEEDPTLRVNTDEETGQTIIRGMGELHLEIIMDRMKREFKVEVNQGAPQVAYKEAFTKSVEHREVYKKQSGGKGKFADVQFEIGPAEDPENQKEGVLEFIDEIKGGVIPKEFVPAIKKGFEEAMKNGVLAGFPVVGMRVRVFFGSFHSVDSDAISFEMAAKMGYKVAGKSAGAKILEPIMDVEVVCPEEFTGSVIGDLNRRRGMPKGQQMKGTGVVIKADVPLSELFGYVTSLRTITSGRGAASLTFAHYAEVPNNVAEKVIAEVKGLKAN from the coding sequence ATGTCTAAAAAAGACCTAAAATTCCGTCGAAATATTGGCATCATGGCTCACATTGATGCAGGAAAAACAACCACTACAGAGCGTATTCTCTATTATACAGGTATTAGCCACAAAATTGGCGAAGTACATGATGGAGCTGCGACTATGGATTGGATGGAGCAAGAGCAAGAACGTGGTATTACTATTACCTCAGCAGCTACAACAACAAGTTGGAAATATCCAACAGATGATAAAAGTTTGGATATTGCTGGTCAAACAAACGAATATCAAATTAATATCATTGATACTCCAGGTCACGTTGATTTTACTGTAGAAGTAGAACGTTCACTTAGAGTTCTTGATGGTTCTGTTGCTCTTTTCTGTGCAGTATCTGGGGTTGAGCCTCAGTCTGAAACGGTTTGGAGACAAGCAGATAAATATGGCGTTCCTCGTATCTGTTTTGTAAACAAAATGGACAGAGCAGGCGCAGACTTTTTCAATGCAATTAAAGACATTAAAGCTACTCTAGGTGCAAATGCAGTTCCTCTTCAAATTCCAATTGGAGCAGAAGACAAATTTGTAGGTGTAGTAGATTTGATTGAAAAACGTGCTATTGTATGGGATGACGCTACTCAAGGTATGGCATTCAATACAATTGAAATTCCTGAAGAGTTGAAAGACGAAGTAGAGGAATATCGCAACAATCTTTTGGAAGAAGTAGCTGTAATGGATGAAGATTTATTCATGAAATTTGATGAAGATCCAGAATCTATCACTCCTGACGAAATCCGTAGAGCTGTTCGTAAGGCAGTTATGGCAATGACTATTTTCCCTGTATTTTGTGGTAGTGCATTTAAAAATAAAGGTGTTCAGGCTGTGCTTGATGCTGCATGTGCATACCTTCCTTCTCCTCTTGATTTGCCACCAGTTACTGGTACAAATCCTGATACAGGAGCTGAAGAAGTACGTAATCCAAGTGAAGATGAGCCTTTTACTGCTCTTGCATTTAAGATTGCTACTGACCCATTTGTAGGTCGTCTTTGTTTTATGCGTGTTTATGCAGGTTCTTTGGATGCAGGTTCTTATATCTTGAATAACCGTACAGGCAAAAAAGAGCGTATTTCTCGTTTGATGCAAATGCACTCTAACAAACAAAATCCTATTGAGAGAGTAGGTGCTGGTGATATTTGTGCAGGTGTTGGTTTCAAAGAAATCAAAACTGGTGATACACTTACATCAGAAAAAAATCCATTAGTTTTGGAAGAGCTTACTTTCCCAGAGCCAGTAATTGGATATGCTATTGAACCAAAGCAACAGTCTGACCAAGACAAACTTGCTTTAGCTATTACCAAACTTGTTGAGGAAGATCCTACACTTCGTGTAAATACAGACGAAGAAACAGGACAAACAATCATCAGAGGAATGGGCGAGCTTCACCTTGAAATTATCATGGATAGAATGAAGCGTGAGTTTAAAGTAGAAGTAAACCAAGGTGCGCCACAAGTTGCATATAAAGAGGCTTTCACTAAGAGTGTTGAACACCGTGAAGTTTATAAAAAGCAATCTGGTGGTAAAGGTAAATTTGCTGATGTTCAGTTTGAAATAGGACCAGCAGAAGATCCAGAAAACCAAAAAGAAGGTGTTCTTGAATTCATTGATGAGATTAAAGGTGGTGTAATTCCTAAAGAATTTGTTCCTGCAATCAAAAAAGGATTTGAGGAAGCAATGAAAAATGGTGTACTTGCAGGCTTCCCAGTTGTGGGTATGCGTGTACGTGTATTCTTTGGTTCATTCCACAGTGTCGATTCAGATGCTATTTCTTTTGAAATGGCTGCAAAAATGGGTTACAAAGTAGCTGGTAAAAGTGCAGGTGCAAAAATTCTTGAGCCAATTATGGATGTAGAAGTTGTTTGTCCTGAAGAGTTTACTGGTTCTGTAATCGGTGACCTTAACCGTCGTCGTGGTATGCCTAAAGGTCAGCAAATGAAAGGTACTGGAGTTGTAATTAAAGCAGATGTTCCATTGTCGGAATTGTTTGGTTATGTTACTTCACTTCGTACAATTACTTCTGGTCGTGGTGCTGCATCTCTTACTTTTGCTCACTATGCAGAAGTTCCTAACAACGTAGCAGAAAAAGTTATTGCAGAAGTTAAAGGCTTAAAAGCTAACTAA
- the rpsK gene encoding 30S ribosomal protein S11, translating to MAQKRKDKAKKRVVKIAAVGQAHIKASFNNVIISMTNEAGQVITWATAGKMGFRGSKKNTPYAAQTAARDCAQKAYDLGLRKVEVFVKGPGSGREAAIRTIHSVGIDITSIKDVTPLPHNGCRPPKRRRV from the coding sequence ATGGCACAAAAGCGTAAAGACAAAGCCAAAAAACGAGTAGTGAAAATTGCTGCTGTGGGTCAAGCTCACATCAAAGCATCTTTCAATAACGTTATTATTTCTATGACTAACGAAGCTGGTCAAGTTATTACTTGGGCAACAGCAGGCAAAATGGGTTTCAGAGGTTCTAAAAAGAATACTCCGTATGCAGCCCAAACTGCAGCTCGTGATTGCGCTCAAAAAGCGTATGACTTGGGTCTTCGTAAAGTAGAAGTATTCGTCAAAGGACCTGGCTCGGGTCGTGAGGCAGCTATTCGTACAATCCATAGTGTAGGTATTGATATTACATCTATCAAAGATGTAACTCCTCTTCCTCACAATGGTTGTCGCCCTCCAAAACGTCGTAGAGTATAA
- the rpsJ gene encoding 30S ribosomal protein S10, with product MSQKIRIKLKSYDHNLVDKSAEKIVKAVKNTGAIVSGPIPLPTKKEKFTVLSSPHVNKKARDQFQLCTYKRLIDIHSSSPKTVDALMKLELASGVDVEIKV from the coding sequence ATGTCACAAAAAATTAGAATCAAATTAAAATCTTACGACCATAACTTGGTTGATAAGTCTGCTGAGAAAATTGTTAAGGCTGTAAAAAATACAGGTGCAATTGTTAGTGGACCAATTCCATTGCCTACTAAGAAAGAAAAATTTACTGTACTTAGTTCTCCTCACGTAAATAAGAAAGCTCGTGATCAGTTCCAACTTTGTACTTACAAACGCCTTATCGACATTCATTCAAGCAGCCCAAAAACAGTTGATGCTTTGATGAAATTAGAATTAGCTTCAGGTGTTGATGTAGAAATTAAAGTGTAA
- the rpsD gene encoding 30S ribosomal protein S4 encodes MARYTGPTAKIARRFGEAIFGPSKALKKKAYPPGQHGKGRRRKVSDYAVQLMEKQKVKYTYGVLERQFSNVFKHAVRAQGSTGENLLKFLETRLDNVVYRLGIAPTRRAARQLVSHKHITVNGEIVNIASYSLRPGDIVGVREKSKSLQIITDALSGRANARYSWLEWDNTELQGKFMMLPEREDIPENIHERLIVELYSK; translated from the coding sequence ATGGCACGTTATACAGGACCTACGGCAAAAATTGCAAGACGCTTCGGAGAGGCAATCTTCGGACCAAGCAAAGCCCTAAAGAAAAAAGCTTATCCGCCGGGTCAGCACGGAAAAGGTCGTCGTCGTAAAGTATCAGATTATGCAGTCCAGTTAATGGAAAAGCAGAAAGTAAAATATACTTACGGTGTACTTGAGCGTCAATTTTCAAATGTATTTAAGCACGCAGTAAGAGCGCAAGGCTCAACAGGTGAGAATCTTTTGAAATTCTTAGAAACACGTTTAGATAATGTTGTGTATCGTTTAGGTATTGCGCCTACTCGTAGAGCTGCTCGTCAGCTTGTTTCTCACAAACACATTACCGTAAACGGAGAAATCGTAAATATTGCTTCTTATTCATTGCGCCCTGGCGATATCGTTGGTGTTCGTGAAAAGTCAAAATCTTTGCAAATTATCACTGATGCTTTGAGTGGAAGAGCAAATGCTCGCTACTCTTGGTTAGAATGGGATAATACAGAGTTACAAGGCAAGTTTATGATGCTTCCAGAGCGTGAGGACATTCCAGAGAACATCCATGAACGTTTAATCGTTGAGTTGTACTCTAAATAA
- the rpsL gene encoding 30S ribosomal protein S12, translating to MPTIQQLVRKGRKEIIKKSKSPALDSCPQKRGVCTRVYTTTPKKPNSAMRKVSKVRLSNGIEVIAYIPGEGHNLQEHSIVLVRGGRVKDLPGVRYHIVRGALDTSGVQGRKQSRSKYGAKRPKPGAAEPAKKK from the coding sequence ATGCCTACTATTCAACAATTAGTTCGCAAGGGACGCAAAGAAATCATTAAAAAATCGAAATCACCAGCTTTGGACTCTTGTCCTCAAAAGCGTGGTGTTTGTACTCGTGTTTATACGACTACACCTAAGAAACCAAACTCAGCAATGCGTAAAGTTTCTAAAGTTCGTTTATCTAATGGTATCGAAGTAATTGCCTACATCCCTGGCGAAGGACACAACCTTCAAGAACACTCAATCGTACTCGTCCGTGGTGGTCGTGTAAAAGATTTACCAGGTGTTCGTTATCACATCGTTCGTGGTGCTTTAGATACCTCTGGAGTTCAAGGTCGTAAGCAATCACGCTCAAAATATGGCGCAAAACGCCCTAAACCAGGTGCAGCCGAGCCAGCTAAAAAGAAGTAA
- the ykgO gene encoding type B 50S ribosomal protein L36: MKVRASVKKRSVDCKIVRRNGKVYVINKKNPRFKQRQG; encoded by the coding sequence ATGAAAGTTAGAGCTTCCGTAAAAAAGCGTAGCGTAGATTGTAAAATCGTACGTCGCAATGGAAAAGTTTACGTTATCAACAAGAAAAACCCTCGCTTTAAGCAGCGTCAAGGTTAA
- a CDS encoding histone deacetylase family protein — translation MLKIAFSPVYAHSLPQTHRFPMLKYELLPEQLIYEGTATKENFFEPIPISEKKIVRVHTSEYWNKLKTLSLTKKEIRKTGFPLSQKLVDREIIIAGGTIQNSEFALQYGASMNIAGGTHHAFTEHGEGFCLLNDIALASYHLIDEHNINKILIIDLDVHQGNGTAEIFQNEKRVFTFSMHGEKNYPHKKENSDLDIELKDGTDDKTYLKVLKETLPKLIQEQKPQFIFFQAGVDVLATDKLGRLGMTLQGCRERDKFVFQESKKNNIPICVSMGGGYSPKISDLVEAHANTYRLVRDIYF, via the coding sequence ATGCTCAAAATTGCTTTTTCGCCTGTTTATGCTCATTCGTTGCCTCAAACTCATCGCTTTCCAATGCTAAAATATGAATTATTACCAGAACAGCTTATTTATGAAGGAACAGCAACAAAAGAAAATTTCTTTGAACCAATTCCAATTTCAGAAAAAAAAATAGTAAGAGTACACACTTCAGAGTATTGGAACAAACTCAAAACACTCTCCTTAACAAAAAAAGAAATACGAAAAACAGGATTTCCACTTTCCCAAAAATTGGTAGATAGAGAAATTATAATTGCTGGAGGAACAATCCAAAATTCAGAATTTGCATTACAATATGGAGCAAGTATGAACATTGCTGGTGGAACTCATCACGCTTTTACAGAACATGGAGAAGGTTTTTGTCTTCTAAATGACATTGCACTAGCTTCTTATCATCTAATTGATGAGCATAATATTAATAAAATTTTAATCATTGATTTGGATGTGCATCAAGGAAATGGCACTGCTGAAATATTCCAAAACGAAAAACGTGTTTTTACCTTTAGTATGCATGGAGAAAAAAATTACCCTCATAAAAAAGAAAATTCAGATTTGGATATTGAATTAAAAGATGGCACAGATGACAAAACATATTTAAAAGTTTTGAAAGAAACTTTGCCCAAACTTATCCAAGAACAAAAACCTCAGTTTATATTCTTTCAAGCAGGTGTAGATGTACTCGCAACCGATAAACTAGGGCGTTTGGGAATGACTTTACAGGGTTGTAGAGAACGTGATAAATTTGTATTTCAAGAATCTAAAAAAAATAATATTCCTATTTGTGTAAGTATGGGAGGTGGATATTCTCCAAAAATTTCTGACCTTGTAGAAGCACACGCAAATACATATCGATTGGTACGTGATATTTATTTTTAA
- the rplQ gene encoding 50S ribosomal protein L17: MRHGKKFNHLGRTSSHRKAMLSNMAASLILHKRIQTTTAKAKALRKYVEPLITRSKAGTQNDQRVVFSYLQNKEATKELFNEVARKVGERPGGYTRIIKLSLSRAGDNSDVCFIELVDYNELMLQESSSTGRTRRGRRKKKKTSDDTTATASSEATAEQTEENKTDEDSSKEEN; the protein is encoded by the coding sequence ATGAGACACGGAAAAAAATTCAATCATTTAGGGCGTACATCATCTCACCGTAAGGCGATGCTCTCTAACATGGCGGCTTCTCTCATATTACACAAACGAATTCAAACAACTACTGCTAAAGCGAAAGCGTTACGCAAATATGTAGAACCTTTGATTACTCGTTCGAAGGCTGGAACTCAAAACGACCAACGTGTTGTTTTTTCTTACCTTCAAAATAAAGAAGCTACCAAAGAGCTTTTCAATGAAGTAGCTCGTAAAGTGGGTGAGCGTCCAGGAGGATACACACGCATTATCAAACTTAGTTTGTCTCGTGCAGGCGATAATTCTGATGTTTGCTTTATAGAACTTGTAGATTATAACGAGCTTATGCTACAAGAGTCAAGCAGCACAGGACGTACTCGTCGTGGTCGTCGTAAGAAGAAAAAAACTTCTGATGATACTACAGCAACAGCTTCTTCTGAAGCAACTGCAGAACAAACAGAAGAAAATAAAACAGATGAGGATTCTTCTAAAGAAGAAAACTAA
- a CDS encoding PglZ domain-containing protein — translation MQQYSILWADDEIEFLKPHILFLEKKGYTVKAVNSGADALEAAEEQNFDIVFLDENMPGMSGLETLTAIKAIRPSLPAIMITKSEEEHIMEDAIGAKIADYLIKPVNPNQILLSIKKILDQKRLVTEKTNLSYQQDFRNLSMIFQDDLNFDEWIEAYKKLIYWELEIEDTENQSMQEILESQKEEANISFAKFIQNNYEYWLNDANEDEYPMMSHDIMGEWVFPLLEDKKLNEERPLFFILIDNLRYDQWKVVECLLAEYFTVKEEKVYCSILPTTTAYARNAIFSGLLPSEMAEDHPDIWVSDQEEGGKNNFEDEFLRRQMKEFGFGDTKTTYNKILRNHQGKQLVENFNNLQQNELNVIVYNFVDMLSHARTDTAVVRELAPDEAAYRSVTKSWFLHSPLWDMLKKIAEVNGRLIITTDHGTIRTKRPYKIIGDRNTNTNLRYKQGKNLNYNPKNVLVAKDPAKFFLPRQNVSTSFVFTTEDYFFAYPNNYNHYVKYYKDTFQHGGISLEEMIIPFIELEAK, via the coding sequence ATGCAACAATACTCCATCCTTTGGGCTGATGATGAAATTGAATTTCTCAAACCTCATATATTATTTTTAGAGAAAAAAGGCTATACTGTAAAAGCCGTAAATAGTGGCGCAGATGCTCTTGAAGCTGCTGAAGAACAAAATTTTGACATTGTATTTTTAGATGAAAATATGCCTGGAATGTCTGGCTTAGAAACACTAACAGCCATAAAAGCTATTCGTCCTTCTTTGCCTGCCATTATGATAACCAAAAGTGAAGAAGAGCATATTATGGAAGATGCAATCGGTGCAAAAATTGCCGATTATTTGATAAAACCCGTAAACCCAAATCAGATTCTACTTTCTATCAAAAAAATCTTAGACCAAAAAAGATTAGTTACAGAAAAAACAAATTTGAGTTATCAGCAAGATTTTAGAAATCTTTCAATGATTTTTCAAGATGATTTGAATTTTGATGAATGGATAGAAGCCTATAAAAAACTGATTTATTGGGAGCTAGAAATTGAAGATACCGAAAATCAAAGTATGCAAGAGATTTTAGAATCTCAGAAAGAAGAAGCAAATATTAGCTTTGCCAAATTTATTCAAAATAATTATGAATATTGGCTCAATGATGCAAATGAAGACGAATATCCAATGATGTCGCACGATATTATGGGAGAATGGGTTTTTCCTCTTTTGGAAGACAAAAAATTAAATGAAGAACGTCCTTTATTTTTTATTCTGATAGATAATTTACGTTATGACCAATGGAAAGTGGTCGAATGTCTTTTGGCTGAATATTTTACTGTAAAAGAAGAAAAGGTTTATTGTTCTATTTTGCCAACAACTACGGCTTATGCTCGTAATGCTATTTTTTCAGGACTTTTACCTTCTGAAATGGCAGAAGATCATCCAGATATTTGGGTAAGTGACCAAGAAGAGGGTGGAAAAAATAATTTTGAAGATGAGTTTTTACGCAGACAAATGAAAGAGTTTGGTTTTGGTGATACAAAAACAACTTATAACAAAATTCTTAGAAATCATCAAGGAAAACAACTTGTAGAAAACTTTAATAATCTGCAACAAAATGAGCTTAATGTAATCGTTTATAATTTTGTAGATATGCTCTCGCATGCTCGTACAGATACGGCTGTTGTTCGTGAGCTTGCCCCTGATGAAGCTGCATATCGTTCGGTAACCAAATCGTGGTTTCTACACTCCCCTTTATGGGATATGTTAAAGAAAATTGCAGAAGTAAACGGTCGTTTGATTATCACAACTGACCATGGAACAATTCGCACAAAACGACCTTATAAAATTATAGGCGACCGAAATACAAATACAAATCTACGTTACAAACAAGGTAAAAACCTAAATTACAATCCTAAAAATGTTTTGGTAGCCAAAGACCCAGCTAAATTCTTTTTACCTCGCCAAAATGTTTCTACAAGTTTTGTATTTACAACTGAAGATTATTTCTTTGCTTATCCAAATAATTACAATCACTATGTAAAATATTATAAGGATACATTTCAGCACGGAGGAATTTCTTTGGAAGAAATGATAATTCCTTTTATTGAACTTGAAGCAAAATAG
- the rpsG gene encoding 30S ribosomal protein S7 — MRKHKPKKRDILPDPKFGDTVVTKFVNNLMYSGKKSLAYEIFYGALDRIEDKMKKDDPSVNGLEIFKKALANVTPGVEVKSRRVGGATFQVPTEVRPERKMALGMKWLINFSRRRNERNMTDRLAAEFMAAAKGEGAAVKRKDDTHRMAEANKAFSHFRF, encoded by the coding sequence ATGAGAAAGCATAAACCAAAAAAGCGAGATATTCTTCCTGACCCAAAATTTGGTGATACAGTAGTAACTAAGTTTGTAAATAACTTAATGTACTCTGGAAAGAAGAGTTTAGCTTACGAAATTTTCTATGGCGCATTAGATCGTATAGAAGACAAAATGAAAAAAGATGATCCATCTGTAAACGGATTAGAGATATTTAAAAAAGCATTGGCTAATGTAACTCCTGGTGTTGAAGTTAAAAGTCGTCGTGTAGGTGGAGCAACCTTCCAAGTACCAACAGAAGTTCGTCCAGAGCGTAAAATGGCTCTTGGTATGAAATGGCTTATTAATTTCTCTCGTCGTCGTAACGAACGCAACATGACTGACCGTTTGGCTGCTGAGTTTATGGCTGCTGCAAAAGGTGAAGGTGCTGCTGTTAAACGTAAAGACGATACACACCGTATGGCTGAGGCGAACAAAGCGTTCTCTCACTTCCGTTTCTAG
- the infA gene encoding translation initiation factor IF-1, with the protein MAKQDSIEQDGTVSEALSNAMFRVSLQNGHEVTAHISGKMRMNYIKILPGDKVKLEMSPYDLTKARIVYRYK; encoded by the coding sequence ATGGCTAAACAAGACAGCATCGAACAAGACGGAACAGTATCAGAAGCATTATCAAATGCCATGTTTCGTGTTTCTCTTCAAAACGGACACGAAGTAACTGCTCATATTTCTGGAAAAATGCGTATGAATTATATCAAAATTCTTCCAGGAGATAAAGTAAAGTTAGAAATGTCGCCGTATGATTTGACTAAAGCCCGTATCGTATATCGCTACAAATAA
- a CDS encoding DNA-directed RNA polymerase subunit alpha has product MAVLAFQMPDKVVMEKADDFHGIFEFKPLEPGYGVTVGNALRRVLLSSLEGYAIIGIKMGSVLHEFSTVEGVVEDVSEIILNLKMLRLKKLVEDESSQKITIQLSGKSELTGKDITDATNEFEVLNPELVICHMDESVELELELFLDKGRGYVPAEENRQVENSASYIPIDAIYTPIKNVTYSIENTRVEQKTDYEKLVMDIQTDGSIHPEDALKGAAHLLMRHLALISDQNITLDYLETQQEEEVDEEFVRMRKQLKTALSEMDLSVRAYNCLKAANIRTLGDLVSLEISDMMKFRNFGKKSLTELEQLVSDLGLTFGLDIVKYKLDED; this is encoded by the coding sequence ATGGCAGTATTAGCGTTTCAAATGCCCGACAAAGTGGTAATGGAGAAAGCCGATGATTTTCACGGTATTTTCGAATTCAAACCATTAGAACCCGGTTATGGTGTCACTGTTGGTAACGCACTTCGTCGTGTATTGCTTTCTTCGTTGGAAGGATATGCAATTATCGGTATCAAAATGGGTTCAGTTTTACATGAGTTTTCTACAGTCGAAGGCGTTGTAGAAGATGTAAGTGAAATCATTTTGAATTTAAAGATGTTGCGTCTTAAAAAATTAGTAGAAGATGAGTCTAGTCAGAAGATTACAATTCAACTTTCTGGAAAATCAGAACTAACTGGAAAAGATATCACAGATGCTACTAATGAATTTGAGGTGTTGAATCCAGAATTGGTAATCTGTCACATGGACGAATCAGTAGAACTCGAACTTGAACTTTTCTTAGACAAAGGACGTGGATACGTTCCTGCTGAAGAAAACCGTCAAGTAGAAAATTCTGCAAGCTACATTCCAATAGATGCTATTTATACGCCAATTAAAAACGTAACTTATAGCATCGAAAATACTCGTGTTGAGCAAAAAACGGATTATGAAAAGTTAGTTATGGATATCCAAACTGACGGTTCTATTCATCCAGAAGATGCTCTTAAAGGTGCAGCACATTTACTCATGCGTCATTTGGCTCTAATTTCTGACCAAAACATTACGCTTGATTACTTAGAAACACAACAAGAGGAGGAAGTAGATGAAGAATTCGTAAGAATGCGTAAGCAACTCAAAACAGCTCTTTCAGAAATGGACTTGTCTGTTCGTGCTTATAACTGTCTTAAAGCAGCAAACATTCGTACACTTGGCGACCTTGTAAGTTTAGAAATTTCTGATATGATGAAATTCCGTAACTTTGGTAAGAAATCACTTACTGAATTGGAACAACTTGTATCTGATTTAGGGCTTACTTTTGGATTAGACATCGTTAAGTACAAATTAGACGAAGATTAA